A single region of the Vagococcus teuberi genome encodes:
- the mutL gene encoding DNA mismatch repair endonuclease MutL: MAKIEELSQILANQIAAGEVVERPASVVKELLENSIDAGSTKIDIFIEESGLKRIQVIDNGEGISSDDVLNAFKRHATSKIHNREDLFRIRSLGFRGEALPSIASVSEVTLETSTGEEGSYLFLSGGVVKEHKAHSLRKGTSITVENIFFNTPARLKYVKTLQTELANIGDVVNRLAMSHPDIAFTLTNDGHSMLRTMGSGDLKQAIAGVYGVNTAKKMIKISGEDLDFKLTGYVSLPEVTRASRNYISLIINGRYIKNFILNKAIVSGYGSKLMVGRFPIAVLSIEMDPLLVDVNVHPTKQEVRLSKEKELVALIETSISKALGEEVLIPRVNETKPFMKQVDTVKVEQQQLPFEHSAKPLERKQQIKDTNLAYDSLTGEFYLKNNEEKELFKEAKDYTNGVSEKLDDADYTQESDIESNTVSHEVVEEVVDLPETDTKDTPTHAFPHLEYFGQMHGTYLFAQSDEGLYIIDQHAAQERIKYEYFREKIGDVGEDKQQLLVPIILEYSVDDYLKIKENLSVFEKVGIELEDFGQQSFIIRSHPTWYPIGKEEEATIREMIDIFLDEGKIDVKTFREDTAIMMSCKQSIKANHHLDERQARALLEELKTCDNPFNCPHGRPVLIHFTNQDMEKLFKRIQEPH; this comes from the coding sequence ATGGCGAAAATTGAAGAATTATCACAGATTTTAGCAAACCAAATTGCTGCTGGTGAAGTAGTTGAACGTCCTGCTTCAGTCGTCAAAGAGTTGCTGGAAAACTCGATTGATGCCGGTAGCACGAAAATTGATATTTTTATTGAAGAATCTGGATTAAAAAGAATTCAAGTGATTGACAATGGTGAAGGGATTTCTTCTGATGATGTCTTAAATGCTTTTAAACGACACGCAACTAGTAAGATTCATAACCGTGAAGATTTGTTCCGTATTCGTTCACTCGGTTTTCGTGGTGAAGCATTACCAAGTATAGCCTCAGTATCTGAAGTTACACTTGAAACGTCAACTGGTGAGGAAGGAAGTTACCTTTTCTTATCAGGTGGTGTAGTGAAAGAGCACAAAGCTCATTCCTTGCGTAAAGGGACAAGTATTACCGTTGAAAATATCTTTTTTAATACACCAGCGAGACTGAAATATGTGAAGACTCTCCAAACCGAATTAGCAAATATTGGAGATGTCGTCAATCGTTTGGCGATGAGTCACCCTGATATCGCGTTTACTCTGACGAATGATGGGCACAGTATGTTGCGAACAATGGGTAGTGGGGATCTGAAACAAGCGATTGCTGGCGTGTATGGTGTTAATACGGCAAAAAAAATGATAAAAATTTCTGGCGAGGATTTGGATTTTAAATTAACGGGCTATGTGTCTTTACCAGAAGTCACGCGAGCAAGTCGTAACTATATTTCTCTTATTATAAATGGTCGCTACATCAAAAATTTTATTTTAAATAAAGCGATTGTGTCAGGATATGGCTCAAAACTGATGGTTGGTCGGTTTCCGATTGCGGTGTTATCCATTGAGATGGATCCGTTGCTTGTTGATGTGAATGTCCATCCAACTAAACAAGAAGTTCGTTTGAGTAAAGAAAAAGAGCTTGTAGCATTAATTGAAACAAGTATTTCTAAAGCATTAGGTGAAGAAGTACTAATACCAAGAGTCAATGAGACTAAGCCATTTATGAAACAGGTTGATACTGTAAAAGTTGAGCAACAACAGCTCCCCTTTGAGCATTCAGCTAAACCACTCGAACGCAAACAACAAATTAAAGATACTAACTTAGCCTATGATTCCTTAACGGGTGAGTTTTATTTAAAAAATAATGAAGAAAAAGAGTTATTTAAAGAAGCAAAAGATTACACAAATGGTGTGTCAGAAAAATTAGATGATGCAGATTACACGCAAGAAAGTGACATAGAATCAAATACTGTTTCTCATGAAGTGGTTGAAGAAGTGGTTGATCTGCCAGAAACTGATACAAAAGACACGCCAACACATGCTTTTCCACACTTAGAGTATTTTGGTCAAATGCATGGCACCTATTTGTTTGCTCAAAGTGATGAGGGACTTTATATTATCGATCAACATGCTGCCCAAGAACGTATCAAGTATGAATACTTTAGAGAAAAAATAGGTGATGTAGGAGAAGACAAACAACAACTCCTTGTGCCGATTATTTTAGAGTACTCAGTGGATGATTACTTAAAAATCAAAGAGAATTTATCAGTATTTGAAAAAGTGGGGATCGAGTTAGAAGACTTTGGACAACAAAGTTTTATTATCCGGTCACACCCAACTTGGTACCCGATTGGAAAAGAAGAAGAAGCAACGATTCGTGAGATGATTGATATTTTTCTTGATGAAGGAAAAATTGACGTGAAAACATTCCGTGAAGATACGGCGATTATGATGAGTTGCAAGCAATCAATTAAAGCCAATCATCATTTAGATGAACGTCAAGCACGAGCATTGTTAGAAGAATTAAAAACATGTGACAATCCATTTAATTGCCCACATGGTCGTCCAGTCTTAATTCATTTTACAAATCAAGACATGGAGAAACTCTTTAAACGAATTCAAGAGCCACACTAG
- the mutS gene encoding DNA mismatch repair protein MutS, whose protein sequence is MPQKTKHTPMMQQYFEIKAQYPDAFLFYRLGDFYEMFYEDAEKVSQLLELTLTSRNKNAEDPIPMCGVPHHSAANYIDILVEKGYKVAICEQVEDPKTTKGMVKREVVQLVTPGTALGKQESDAKQNNFLTAIVYDDETKNYGFSYTDLSTGEISVATLSDDETVQNECSALRTKEIVIGSDLPEDLLSWFEAQSIVQSKQKIGDVEAEFSYLMEKVSDSLAKQSIQTLLSYLSDTQKRQLSHLQQAQVYEPSHFLKMDYYSKYNLELTQSIRSKDKKGTLLWLLDETQTAMGGRLLKQWIDRPLLKLSEIKERQEMVESLTQAYFERMDLKDYLRHVYDLERLAGRVAFGTVNGRDLLQLKQSLEQIPMIQSIIQGLDSGQFGTLLEKLTPMDDLVGVIRESINEEAPLSITEGNVIKDGYNDELDTYRDAMKNGKQWLAEMEAKERQATGIKTLKIKFNRVFGYFIEVTKSNIQDVPADRYERKQTLANAERYITPELKEMETLILESQEKSQDLEYRLFLEVRETVKESIGRLQSLAKSVATLDILQGFADISETYQYVRPEMTTNQSVIQIENGRHPVVEKVLGSQEYVPNSIEMDKDTMILLITGPNMSGKSTYMRQLALTVIMAQIGCFVPAESAVIPIFDQIFTRIGASDDLISGQSTFMVEMMEANQALRYATPNSLILFDELGRGTATYDGMALAQAIIEYIHEYVGAKTLFSTHYHEITTLEDELKGVSNRHVGAVEENGEVVFLHKMMEGPADKSYGIHVAKLAGLPENLLHRASDLLENFESQAVHTTDVTEIVVEKENKQVDDVGQLSLFGEETSESSEVVNEIKNLNLLGVTPLEALNILSELQKKVQ, encoded by the coding sequence ATGCCACAAAAAACAAAACATACACCTATGATGCAACAATATTTTGAGATAAAAGCTCAATATCCAGATGCTTTTTTATTCTATCGTTTGGGTGATTTTTATGAAATGTTTTATGAGGATGCAGAAAAGGTATCACAGCTATTAGAATTGACTTTAACGAGTCGAAATAAAAATGCTGAAGATCCTATTCCAATGTGTGGGGTGCCACATCATTCGGCTGCAAATTATATTGATATTTTAGTGGAAAAAGGATATAAAGTAGCTATTTGTGAGCAAGTAGAAGATCCAAAAACAACTAAGGGCATGGTTAAACGTGAAGTTGTCCAACTTGTTACACCAGGAACAGCTTTAGGAAAACAAGAATCAGATGCAAAACAAAATAACTTTTTAACAGCGATAGTTTATGATGATGAAACGAAAAACTATGGCTTTTCCTATACAGATTTAAGTACGGGAGAAATCAGTGTGGCCACGTTATCTGATGATGAAACGGTACAAAATGAGTGTAGTGCATTGCGTACAAAAGAAATCGTGATAGGTAGTGACTTACCAGAGGACTTATTATCATGGTTTGAGGCACAATCTATTGTTCAATCTAAACAAAAGATTGGTGATGTTGAAGCGGAGTTTAGCTACCTAATGGAAAAAGTGTCAGACAGTCTAGCTAAACAATCTATTCAGACGTTATTGTCTTATCTTTCAGATACTCAAAAAAGACAACTTAGTCACTTGCAACAAGCACAAGTTTATGAACCAAGTCATTTTTTAAAGATGGATTATTATTCGAAATATAATTTGGAATTAACACAATCTATTCGCTCAAAAGATAAAAAAGGCACGCTGTTATGGTTACTTGATGAAACACAAACAGCGATGGGGGGACGATTATTAAAACAATGGATTGATCGCCCGTTATTAAAATTATCTGAGATTAAAGAGCGACAAGAGATGGTCGAAAGTTTAACACAAGCTTACTTTGAGCGTATGGACTTAAAAGATTATTTACGTCATGTATATGATTTAGAACGCTTGGCAGGACGAGTGGCTTTTGGAACAGTCAATGGACGAGATTTACTTCAATTAAAACAATCTTTAGAACAAATTCCGATGATTCAATCAATTATTCAAGGATTAGATAGTGGGCAATTTGGAACATTGTTAGAAAAATTGACACCAATGGATGATTTAGTTGGGGTTATACGTGAGTCGATTAATGAAGAGGCGCCGTTATCTATCACAGAAGGAAATGTGATTAAAGATGGATACAATGACGAATTAGATACGTACCGTGATGCGATGAAAAATGGTAAACAATGGCTTGCTGAAATGGAAGCGAAAGAACGACAAGCAACGGGCATTAAAACGTTAAAAATTAAATTTAACCGGGTATTTGGTTACTTTATTGAAGTGACGAAAAGTAATATTCAAGATGTGCCAGCTGATCGTTATGAAAGAAAGCAGACATTAGCCAATGCAGAGAGATATATCACACCAGAATTAAAAGAGATGGAAACATTAATTTTAGAGTCGCAAGAAAAATCTCAAGATTTGGAGTATCGTTTGTTTTTGGAAGTCAGAGAAACGGTGAAAGAATCAATAGGCCGACTACAGTCCTTGGCAAAATCAGTGGCAACACTTGATATTTTACAAGGGTTTGCTGATATTAGTGAAACCTATCAATATGTTCGCCCAGAAATGACCACCAATCAATCAGTTATCCAGATAGAAAATGGTCGTCACCCAGTGGTTGAAAAAGTACTAGGCAGTCAAGAATATGTGCCTAATAGTATTGAGATGGATAAAGACACAATGATATTACTAATCACTGGACCGAACATGTCTGGTAAGAGTACATATATGAGACAATTGGCATTAACGGTTATTATGGCGCAAATCGGTTGTTTTGTGCCGGCAGAATCTGCGGTCATTCCTATTTTTGATCAAATTTTTACTCGAATTGGTGCGTCAGATGATTTGATATCGGGTCAAAGTACATTCATGGTCGAAATGATGGAAGCTAATCAGGCGTTGAGATACGCTACACCAAACAGTTTGATTTTATTTGATGAGTTAGGTCGTGGGACAGCTACTTATGACGGAATGGCATTAGCCCAGGCAATCATTGAGTACATTCATGAATATGTTGGTGCTAAAACATTATTTTCTACGCATTATCATGAAATTACAACGCTAGAAGATGAGTTAAAAGGTGTCAGCAATCGTCATGTTGGAGCTGTGGAAGAAAATGGTGAAGTGGTATTTTTACATAAAATGATGGAAGGTCCAGCTGATAAAAGTTATGGGATTCATGTAGCGAAACTAGCTGGATTACCAGAAAATTTACTCCACCGAGCATCTGATTTATTAGAAAATTTTGAGTCACAAGCTGTTCACACAACAGACGTAACTGAAATCGTTGTCGAAAAAGAAAATAAACAGGTAGACGATGTTGGTCAACTATCGTTATTTGGGGAAGAAACATCAGAATCAAGTGAAGTGGTAAATGAGATTAAAAACTTAAACCTGTTAGGTGTAACACCACTTGAAGCATTAAATATATTATCTGAGTTACAGAAAAAAGTGCAGTAA
- a CDS encoding RicAFT regulatory complex protein RicA family protein codes for MTEKRPEYDDNIQASMAELLDGLKNHDTIKAYKKIEQRIDEHEGLKQLVEEIKVLQKEAVKFAHYDKPNAEKEAIRQADELQEAFDTHPLVVEYRECLVEANDLLHHLASILQTQVNDTLEQKLNEEE; via the coding sequence ATGACAGAAAAAAGACCAGAGTACGATGATAATATTCAAGCGTCTATGGCAGAGTTGCTTGATGGTTTAAAAAATCATGACACCATAAAAGCCTATAAAAAAATTGAACAACGAATTGATGAGCATGAGGGATTAAAACAATTGGTTGAAGAGATCAAAGTGTTGCAAAAAGAAGCAGTTAAATTTGCTCACTATGATAAACCTAATGCAGAAAAAGAAGCCATACGTCAAGCAGATGAACTGCAAGAAGCGTTTGATACACATCCATTAGTAGTTGAATATAGAGAGTGTTTAGTTGAAGCAAATGATTTATTACATCATTTGGCTTCGATTTTACAAACTCAAGTGAATGATACATTAGAACAAAAGTTAAATGAAGAAGAGTAG
- a CDS encoding TIGR00282 family metallophosphoesterase produces the protein MRLLFVGDVVGSLGREILGTYLPKLKKKYRPQVTIVNGENAAAGRGITEKIYKEILQDGADVVTLGNHAWDNRDIFEFIQDAKKMVRPVNFPKDTTPGQGIVYVKVNTIELAVINLQARTFMTPIDDPFDVIDKLVEEASQRTSHIFIDFHGEVTSEKQAMGWFLDGRISAIVGTHTHVQTNDARILPEGTAYLSDVGMTGPYDGILGMERSAVIEKFRTALPHRFEVVTSGRTILSYCVIDIDDKTGKATKIKASTISADNQFRE, from the coding sequence ATGCGTTTATTATTTGTTGGAGATGTTGTCGGGTCATTAGGAAGAGAAATCTTAGGCACCTATCTTCCAAAGTTAAAGAAAAAATATCGTCCCCAAGTCACGATTGTGAATGGTGAAAATGCCGCAGCAGGTCGTGGGATTACAGAAAAAATATACAAAGAAATCTTGCAAGACGGGGCAGATGTGGTGACTTTAGGTAACCATGCTTGGGATAATCGCGATATTTTTGAGTTTATACAGGACGCAAAAAAAATGGTACGACCAGTTAATTTTCCAAAAGACACAACACCTGGACAAGGCATTGTGTATGTAAAAGTCAATACGATTGAACTGGCGGTAATAAACTTGCAAGCAAGAACGTTTATGACACCAATAGATGATCCATTTGATGTGATAGATAAATTAGTAGAAGAAGCATCGCAACGAACATCACACATATTTATTGATTTTCATGGTGAAGTGACAAGCGAAAAACAAGCAATGGGCTGGTTTTTAGATGGACGCATTTCAGCGATTGTTGGGACACATACACACGTTCAAACCAATGATGCACGTATTTTGCCAGAAGGAACAGCTTATTTATCTGATGTTGGAATGACAGGACCCTATGATGGTATTTTAGGAATGGAAAGAAGTGCGGTTATTGAAAAATTCCGTACAGCATTACCACATCGCTTTGAAGTTGTGACAAGTGGGCGTACTATCTTATCTTATTGCGTAATCGATATTGATGATAAAACTGGAAAAGCCACAAAAATCAAGGCAAGTACAATAAGTGCGGATAACCAATTTAGAGAGTAA
- a CDS encoding NAD-dependent epimerase/dehydratase family protein produces MPNTLLIFGGSGFIGQKICQKAIEQGYHVYSISTHGKPSINENWVNHANMTWIASDVVKHDTWQNDIPDSIHYCINLIGILKQTTKQTYVNSIIRPNDIISNWATTKQIAYLFLSAKFGPSDYIKAKKEAESLITSQDNQNTIVYSGLVTDKNHLLKQTQGVVLKLGAKIPVLSHWCKQVYPIDVNHLACAILNVVKSPDKTSKYVDLTQ; encoded by the coding sequence GTGCCAAACACACTACTTATCTTTGGAGGAAGCGGTTTTATTGGACAAAAAATTTGTCAAAAAGCGATAGAACAAGGCTATCACGTTTATAGCATTTCAACGCACGGCAAACCTAGTATAAATGAAAATTGGGTGAATCATGCGAACATGACTTGGATTGCAAGTGATGTAGTAAAACATGACACTTGGCAAAACGACATCCCAGATTCTATTCACTATTGTATTAATTTAATTGGCATTTTAAAGCAAACAACGAAACAAACCTATGTTAATAGCATTATCAGACCAAATGATATTATTAGTAATTGGGCAACAACAAAGCAGATAGCTTATCTGTTTCTCTCAGCAAAATTTGGGCCATCAGACTATATCAAAGCAAAAAAAGAAGCTGAATCTTTGATTACCTCTCAAGACAATCAAAATACTATTGTTTATTCTGGTTTAGTAACAGATAAGAACCATCTCTTAAAACAAACACAAGGCGTTGTATTGAAACTCGGTGCTAAGATACCCGTGCTTTCTCATTGGTGTAAACAAGTTTATCCAATAGACGTCAATCATTTGGCATGCGCCATTTTAAATGTCGTCAAGTCACCTGATAAAACAAGTAAATATGTTGATTTAACACAATAA
- a CDS encoding phosphopantothenoylcysteine decarboxylase, with protein sequence MNILITAGGTSEAIDSVRNLTNHATGSLGKVIAETLAEHVDTIFYVHGPKAVLPNNPAIKFFPIASVRDLEKTMQDILTTTPIHTVIHSMAVSDYELDYTTSEIDLAKNLADMISTKSPSTKDELENLIKTALTSDALASNTGEKKIRSTSEQLIIALKKAPKVIHSIKKWQPTTQLVGFKLLVGVSDADLVAAATDSIKKNKADYIVANDLENISTDKHEALIINHQGIKKRCHTKQDISNTLLTLIKQEG encoded by the coding sequence GTGAATATTTTAATTACGGCAGGAGGAACATCTGAAGCAATCGATTCGGTAAGAAATTTAACCAATCATGCAACAGGTTCGTTAGGAAAAGTAATAGCAGAAACACTTGCTGAACATGTTGATACTATTTTTTATGTTCATGGACCAAAAGCAGTCCTACCAAATAATCCAGCTATCAAATTTTTTCCTATTGCTTCTGTTAGAGATTTAGAAAAAACGATGCAAGACATTTTAACTACGACACCTATCCATACTGTCATTCATAGTATGGCTGTCAGTGATTATGAGTTAGACTATACGACATCGGAAATTGACTTAGCAAAAAACTTAGCCGATATGATATCAACTAAGTCACCTTCAACTAAAGATGAACTAGAAAACTTAATAAAAACAGCTCTTACTTCTGACGCATTAGCATCAAATACTGGTGAGAAAAAAATCCGTTCAACTTCTGAACAACTCATTATTGCATTAAAAAAAGCACCTAAAGTAATTCACTCCATAAAAAAATGGCAACCAACAACTCAATTAGTTGGGTTTAAGTTATTAGTTGGTGTGAGTGATGCTGATTTAGTAGCTGCTGCAACAGACAGTATCAAAAAAAATAAGGCTGACTACATTGTGGCTAATGACTTAGAAAATATTTCAACGGATAAACACGAAGCCTTAATTATTAATCATCAAGGGATCAAAAAGAGATGTCATACGAAACAAGACATCTCAAACACACTACTGACATTGATTAAACAGGAGGGATAA
- a CDS encoding phosphopantothenoylcysteine decarboxylase — MPKVLLGVSASISAYKAADIISQLKKQNIDVEVIMTDNSTKIIPALTLQVLSKETVHTDVMYEHKPSDINHIDVVKRADLFLVAPATANIIGKIANGIADDMLSTTALAAHDIPKIIAPAMNTYMYTNPAMKRNLTQLEEDGYQIIEPKESLLACGDYGKGALADVDVIVNTVKEKLIKK, encoded by the coding sequence ATGCCAAAAGTATTATTAGGTGTTTCAGCTAGTATTTCCGCCTATAAAGCAGCGGATATCATCAGTCAACTAAAAAAACAAAATATTGATGTTGAAGTGATTATGACGGACAATAGTACAAAAATCATTCCAGCTTTGACACTTCAAGTTTTATCAAAAGAAACAGTCCATACAGACGTTATGTATGAACATAAACCAAGTGATATCAATCATATAGATGTGGTCAAACGAGCGGATTTATTTTTAGTCGCACCCGCTACAGCAAACATTATTGGAAAAATAGCAAATGGCATTGCCGATGATATGCTGTCGACAACTGCCTTAGCTGCCCATGATATACCAAAAATAATCGCACCAGCTATGAATACATATATGTATACAAACCCTGCGATGAAGCGTAATCTCACACAACTAGAAGAAGATGGGTATCAAATCATCGAACCAAAAGAAAGTTTACTGGCCTGTGGAGATTATGGTAAAGGTGCTTTAGCTGATGTCGATGTGATCGTTAATACCGTAAAAGAAAAATTAATCAAAAAATAA
- a CDS encoding ECF transporter S component, whose amino-acid sequence MVKTKRLTLTAIFLAIIIVFSFTPLGFINLGFIKATLVHIPVIIGGIVLGPRIGAFLGLSFGLLSMTINTMTPSALSFAFSPFIPVLGTNNGSLWAIFIALIPRILTGVVPYFIYKWLKSTNKVPEKLSLFLSGVAASMVNTLLVMNLIYLVFQDAYSQLKGVAIGSGLYKAVLSVIFINGVPEALIAGIAVSAITGVLIKIYQKGGQSS is encoded by the coding sequence ATCGTGAAAACAAAACGTTTAACACTCACTGCTATATTTTTAGCAATTATCATCGTCTTTTCATTTACACCACTAGGGTTTATCAACTTAGGTTTTATAAAAGCGACGTTGGTACACATTCCTGTTATTATTGGAGGAATTGTTTTAGGACCAAGAATAGGTGCTTTTCTAGGGTTATCTTTTGGACTACTTAGTATGACCATCAATACCATGACACCTTCAGCTTTATCATTTGCCTTTTCACCATTTATTCCTGTTCTTGGAACAAATAATGGTAGTTTATGGGCAATATTCATAGCACTTATTCCTAGAATTTTAACTGGGGTTGTGCCTTACTTTATTTACAAGTGGTTGAAATCCACTAATAAAGTGCCTGAAAAACTATCATTGTTTTTATCAGGTGTTGCTGCATCAATGGTCAATACACTTTTAGTAATGAACTTAATTTATTTAGTATTCCAAGACGCATATTCTCAACTAAAAGGTGTTGCGATTGGATCTGGACTATATAAAGCCGTTTTAAGTGTTATTTTTATCAACGGTGTTCCTGAAGCTTTAATCGCAGGAATCGCAGTAAGTGCCATAACTGGTGTGTTAATAAAAATATATCAAAAAGGTGGACAATCTTCATAA
- a CDS encoding NusG domain II-containing protein: MKIWHELKKQWRYMDGVVIICLIVLSFVPYVVFGINQAKHKEDTSGNIAIVTIKGKEVDRFDLNENTKHFEKTYYPGGDKYNIVEVDGTRIRVKEDNSPDQIAVMTSWISRVGQTSICLPHQLVIEIKAKNPDNDEDEMIMTY, encoded by the coding sequence ATGAAGATATGGCATGAACTAAAAAAGCAATGGCGGTATATGGATGGTGTAGTAATTATCTGCTTGATAGTTTTATCATTTGTTCCTTATGTGGTATTTGGTATAAATCAAGCGAAACATAAAGAGGATACTAGTGGAAATATTGCAATTGTTACAATAAAAGGTAAAGAAGTTGACCGTTTTGATTTAAATGAAAACACAAAACATTTTGAGAAAACCTACTACCCAGGTGGGGATAAATATAATATTGTTGAAGTTGATGGAACTCGCATACGAGTAAAAGAAGATAACAGTCCAGATCAAATTGCGGTTATGACAAGTTGGATTAGTCGAGTAGGACAAACAAGTATTTGTTTGCCTCATCAGTTAGTGATTGAGATAAAAGCTAAAAATCCAGATAATGATGAAGATGAAATGATTATGACGTATTAA
- a CDS encoding rhodanese-related sulfurtransferase, which yields MSKYQVLLYYLYVPIEDPEEFAKEHLELCKSFNLKGRVLVAKEGINGTLSGLTENTQRYMDYMHADERFKDIFFKIDPADEQAFKKMFVRPRPELVSLKLEDDINPLELTGNYLSPQEFKEAILDEDTIVIDARNDYEYDLGHFRGAVRPDIRTFRELPQWIRDNKEKFMDKRVVTYCTGGIRCEKFSGWLVREGFNDVGQLHGGIATYGRDPEVQGELWDGKMYVFDERISVPINHVDPVIVGVDWFDGTPCERYVNCGNPECNRQILCSEENEAKYVRGCSHDCRIHERNRYITENDITPEEWIKRIHDLGEEFDVERMETVQ from the coding sequence GTGTCAAAGTATCAAGTATTATTATATTATTTATATGTCCCTATTGAAGATCCTGAAGAATTTGCCAAAGAGCATTTAGAATTATGTAAATCTTTTAACTTGAAAGGCCGCGTCTTAGTTGCTAAAGAAGGTATCAATGGAACTCTCTCAGGTTTAACCGAAAATACACAACGTTATATGGATTACATGCATGCTGACGAACGATTTAAAGATATTTTCTTTAAAATTGATCCCGCTGATGAGCAAGCATTCAAAAAAATGTTCGTTCGCCCTCGTCCTGAATTAGTGTCTTTAAAATTAGAAGATGATATTAACCCATTAGAATTAACTGGAAACTATTTATCACCTCAAGAATTTAAAGAAGCTATTTTAGATGAAGATACGATTGTAATCGATGCAAGAAATGATTACGAGTATGATTTAGGTCACTTTAGAGGAGCTGTTCGTCCAGATATTCGCACATTTAGAGAACTACCTCAATGGATTCGTGATAACAAAGAAAAATTTATGGATAAACGTGTTGTGACATACTGTACTGGTGGAATTCGTTGTGAAAAATTCTCTGGTTGGTTAGTTCGTGAAGGCTTCAATGATGTTGGTCAATTACATGGTGGTATCGCTACTTATGGTCGCGATCCTGAAGTTCAAGGTGAACTATGGGATGGAAAAATGTATGTGTTCGATGAACGTATTAGTGTTCCTATCAATCATGTTGACCCAGTTATCGTTGGTGTTGATTGGTTTGATGGTACACCTTGTGAACGCTACGTTAACTGTGGTAACCCAGAATGTAACAGACAGATCTTGTGCTCTGAAGAAAACGAAGCAAAATATGTACGTGGGTGTTCTCATGACTGTCGTATTCATGAAAGAAATCGTTACATCACTGAAAATGACATTACACCAGAAGAATGGATTAAAAGAATTCATGACTTAGGTGAAGAATTTGACGTTGAAAGAATGGAAACTGTACAATAA
- a CDS encoding DUF3995 domain-containing protein, with amino-acid sequence MGNPKIVSILLTIACFVFIGRIIGEFNCFGIFKREKDTTFSKMDNMIYIPICVYLNISLGCSIGYFKIKKATRFL; translated from the coding sequence ATTGGTAATCCTAAAATTGTCTCTATTTTACTAACAATAGCTTGTTTTGTTTTTATAGGTAGAATTATTGGCGAGTTTAACTGTTTTGGTATATTTAAAAGAGAAAAAGATACGACCTTTTCAAAAATGGATAATATGATTTATATCCCAATATGTGTGTATCTAAACATTTCATTGGGTTGTTCAATTGGCTACTTTAAAATAAAAAAAGCCACTAGATTTCTCTAG